A genomic stretch from Edaphobacter aggregans includes:
- a CDS encoding SGNH/GDSL hydrolase family protein, translating to MTILVRVGFLACWVALGGMGLAQTAAAPTPVPVQRDAEKLIAAMQVKLDDWAQLGHYREANKTLAPAAVGEDRVVFYGASMTEFWGRNGSEFFPGKPYVNRGVSGQTTPQMVARFRQDVVNLHPKVVVILGGGNDVAGNTGPMTAEMTEDNWQSMADLARENGIKVVFASLTPSTDFPWRRGLHPAEKIRALNVWLKGYCASHGLIYLDYYSALTNAEGGMKAEYTVDGVHASVKGYEVMAPLAQAAIDKALGHQ from the coding sequence GTGACGATCCTAGTGCGGGTTGGTTTTCTGGCGTGTTGGGTGGCGTTGGGTGGAATGGGGCTTGCACAGACTGCTGCTGCTCCTACTCCTGTGCCTGTGCAGCGTGATGCAGAGAAGCTGATTGCCGCGATGCAGGTGAAGCTCGACGATTGGGCTCAGTTGGGACATTACAGGGAGGCGAACAAGACGCTGGCTCCGGCGGCTGTGGGTGAGGATCGGGTGGTGTTCTATGGGGCTTCGATGACGGAGTTCTGGGGGAGGAATGGAAGTGAGTTCTTTCCCGGGAAGCCTTATGTGAATCGCGGAGTCAGCGGACAGACTACGCCGCAGATGGTGGCGCGGTTTCGGCAGGATGTAGTGAACCTGCATCCGAAGGTAGTGGTGATTCTGGGTGGAGGTAATGATGTCGCCGGGAATACGGGGCCGATGACTGCGGAGATGACTGAGGACAACTGGCAGTCGATGGCTGATTTGGCGAGGGAGAATGGGATCAAGGTGGTGTTTGCTTCGCTTACGCCGTCGACGGATTTTCCCTGGCGGAGGGGGCTGCATCCGGCGGAGAAGATTCGCGCGCTGAATGTATGGCTAAAGGGGTACTGCGCGAGTCATGGGCTGATCTATCTGGATTACTACTCGGCGCTGACGAATGCGGAGGGCGGAATGAAGGCGGAGTACACGGTGGATGGCGTCCATGCGAGTGTGAAGGGATATGAAGTGATGGCTCCGCTGGCGCAGGCGGCGATTGATAAGGCTTTGGGACACCAGTAA
- a CDS encoding SGNH/GDSL hydrolase family protein, producing MKSVACLFLAGLMIVETAGWGQATVPAAPAVDTDKQIAAMKAKLDDWPQLNRYKAENAALGPLPSSEDRVVFYGDSITDAWGRRPDTGEFFPAKPYVNRGISGQTTPQMVIRFRQDVINLHPRAVVILAGTNDIAGNTGPMTPEMTEDNFRSMVDLAKANGIRVIVASILPAADYPWKPGMAPAGKIKTLNAWLAGYATNHSITYLDYYSAMADDNGGMKAGLSSDGVHPNAKGYAIMAPLAQAAIDKVIGK from the coding sequence ATGAAGAGTGTGGCGTGTTTGTTTTTGGCGGGCTTGATGATTGTGGAAACGGCGGGGTGGGGTCAGGCGACTGTTCCCGCGGCACCGGCTGTCGATACGGACAAGCAGATCGCCGCGATGAAGGCGAAGCTGGACGATTGGCCACAGTTGAATCGGTATAAGGCGGAGAATGCGGCGCTTGGGCCATTGCCTTCAAGTGAGGATCGCGTGGTGTTCTATGGAGATTCGATTACGGATGCATGGGGGCGCAGGCCGGATACAGGTGAGTTCTTTCCGGCGAAGCCGTATGTGAACCGCGGGATCAGCGGGCAGACTACACCGCAGATGGTGATACGGTTTCGGCAGGATGTGATCAATCTGCATCCGAGGGCTGTGGTGATTCTGGCAGGAACGAACGATATTGCCGGGAACACGGGGCCAATGACTCCGGAGATGACAGAGGATAACTTTCGCTCGATGGTGGATTTGGCGAAGGCGAATGGGATTCGGGTGATTGTGGCTTCGATTCTGCCGGCGGCTGATTATCCGTGGAAGCCAGGGATGGCTCCGGCGGGGAAGATCAAAACGCTGAATGCGTGGCTGGCTGGATATGCCACGAATCATTCGATTACATATCTGGATTACTACTCGGCGATGGCGGATGACAATGGCGGAATGAAGGCTGGATTGAGCAGCGATGGCGTACATCCGAATGCGAAGGGGTATGCCATTATGGCTCCGCTGGCGCAGGCGGCGATTGATAAAGTGATCGGTAAATAG
- a CDS encoding sugar phosphate isomerase/epimerase family protein has translation MQPGLSTHVFLQQRLHPGLLDALRNSGARTIELFAARHHFDYTDRAQLREIASWFRDTGTAATLHQPIFTREQSENWSRHVSATLSLIAPEKTHRIDAMDEVKRALESAEQIPITAITLHLGLKDDPWNTRALENSLTAIEHLKAFAHPLGVKVLLENLQNEVTTPEHLLEILHVGHFSNVGITLDVGHAHLSDTGLDHAFELLKPRIAELHLHDNHGLKDEHLWPGSGSIDWTNLAKLTASLPAQVPGILEIAYDLNETADSATAKATAAFDQQLRLTEQLGA, from the coding sequence ATGCAACCCGGCCTCTCTACCCACGTCTTCCTTCAGCAGCGCCTGCACCCCGGTCTGCTCGACGCCCTCCGTAACAGCGGCGCCCGCACCATCGAACTCTTCGCCGCCCGCCACCACTTCGACTACACCGACCGCGCCCAGCTCCGCGAGATAGCCTCCTGGTTCCGTGACACCGGCACCGCCGCCACCCTCCACCAGCCCATCTTTACCCGCGAGCAGTCCGAAAACTGGTCCCGCCACGTCTCCGCGACACTCTCACTCATCGCGCCCGAGAAGACTCACCGCATCGACGCCATGGACGAGGTCAAGCGCGCCCTCGAGTCAGCCGAGCAGATTCCCATCACCGCCATCACACTCCACCTCGGCCTCAAGGACGACCCCTGGAACACTCGCGCCCTCGAGAACTCCCTCACCGCCATCGAGCACCTCAAGGCCTTTGCCCACCCGCTCGGCGTTAAAGTCCTCCTCGAAAACCTCCAAAACGAAGTCACCACCCCCGAGCATCTCCTCGAAATCCTCCATGTCGGCCACTTCAGCAACGTGGGCATCACGCTCGATGTAGGCCATGCTCACCTCAGCGACACCGGCCTCGACCACGCCTTCGAGCTCCTGAAGCCCCGCATCGCCGAACTCCACCTCCACGACAACCACGGCCTCAAGGACGAACACCTCTGGCCCGGCTCCGGCAGTATCGACTGGACAAACCTGGCCAAACTCACCGCATCACTGCCCGCCCAAGTCCCCGGCATCCTCGAGATCGCCTACGACCTCAACGAAACCGCCGACTCAGCCACCGCTAAAGCCACAGCTGCTTTCGACCAGCAACTCCGACTCACCGAACAACTCGGAGCCTGA